The Kiritimatiellales bacterium genomic sequence ACGTTAACGGCGAACGTGTTTCGCAAGTCAAATGGCATTATATTGAACTGCTTCAGCAGCTTTTTATCGAAAACTTTGCAAAACCGTGTCAGGAGTGGTGCCGGAAACATCATCTCATATTAACCGGACACGTTTTACATGAAGACAATCTTACAGCGCAAACGGCAATGTGCGGATCGATCATGCGCTATTATGAGCACATGGATTATCCCGGCGTGGATGTGCTGACTGAGGGCAATCGTAATTACTGGATCGTTAAGCAGCTGACCTCCGCCGCGCGGCAGACCGGCAAAACGCATCTGCTCTCAGAACTGTACGGCTGCACCGGCTGGCAGATGCCGTCTGCCGGGCATAAAGCCGTCGGTGACTGGCAGGCGCTGCTCGGCATTAATCTGCGCTGTCATCACCTTGCATGGTACACCATGCGCGGCGAAGCCAAACGCGATTTTCCGGCGAGCATTCTGCATCAGTCACCGTGGTATAAAGAATACAAACATGTGGAAGATTATTTTGCCCGTTTCAGCCTCATGATGGCGCAGGGCGAGCCGGTTTGCGATTTGCTAATAGTAAATCCAGTAGAAAGTTTTTGGGCGCAGATTTATCCGGGCTGGTCAAAAAACCTTGTACTGCAGGATGATCATCTGAAAACACTGGAGCAAAGCTATCAAATGCTTTTTACCTGGCTGCTGGAAAGTCAGGTCGACTTTGATTACGGTGATGAAGAGATGCTCTCGCGTCTGGCGTCAATTGACGGCGACATATTAAATGTCGGCAGTGCGAAATATAAGACCGTATTAATTTCCGGCATGGAAACCATCCGTTCAACGACTGTTGAACTGCTGAAAAAATTTGAAGCAACCGGCGGAAACGTCATTATCGCCGGCGACACACCGGGCTATGTAAATGCCCTCAAAGCAAACATTCCAGATTTTAAGAAAGTTGAATTTTTAAAGAATGCAGTTTTGTCCGCTGTGCCGGCACCGGCAGCAACGGTTGATGCCGCCGATATTTTCGGTCAATTGCGCCGCACCGAAACCGGACTGATTTTTGCGGCGCTGAATGTGGATCGTGACCACCGGCGTGAAAACGCCACCGTGCGCATTAAAACAGAACTGCCGGTATTTGAATGGAACTGTGAAACCGGCGCAATCTGCGCCGTTGAAACCGTCAACGAAAACGGCTGGCAGACCTTTGCTGTTGATTTTCCAGCCGGTGGACAAAAACTTTGGATTGCCAGTGTAGACGCGACACCTTCGTCGCGTTTCTCTGAACCGGCAGAACGCGGCGCGGGTTCCGCGTCTACGATTAACGGTCCGTTTGACTATGCTCTGTCCGAACCGAACATTTGCGTGCTGGATTCCGCGCAGTTCCGGTTGAACAATGAATATCTGCAGCCGGAAATGGACGTGCTGAAAATTGATCAGCAGGTGCGCGACCGTTACGGCGTAATGCGGCGCGGCGGTGAAATGCTGCAGCCGTGGTTTACCGCACAGCATCCGATCAAAGAGTTGTGTCCGGTTGAACTGCGTTTCACCTTTGAAATTAAAACAATACCGGAATGGATTGATCTGGTCATAGAAGAGCCGGAAAACTTCGCTGTGGAAATCAACGGTACAGCGCTTGATTTTGCCGGCGCGCAGCGGTGGATTGATATTGCGTTTCACCGCATCCGGATTCCGGCACCGTGTTTAAAAACCGGCACTAACGAAATCACTTTGAAAACACAATATACCGAAAACAGCAATCTGGAAGCCATTTATCTGCTCGGAAATTTCGGCGTAGAACTTGCCGGTGCGGTGCGCCGAATTATTCCGGCACCGGAAAAACTGAATGCCGGCGACATCTGTCTGCAAGGCTTCCCGTTTTATTCCGGCGGTGTAATTTACCGCGTTCCGCTGCCCGAAAATGCACGGCGGTTGCGTCTGCCGGCGATCGCCGGCGCCTGCGCGAAAGTCAACGGACAGATCCTCGGCTGGGACCCGTTTGAAGCGGATGTGTCGGATTACACCGGCGCGGTGGATGTTGAAATTATTTTAACCCGACGCAACACTTTCGGACCGTTACATGACGCCGTGAAAAACCGGGAACATAATGGGCCGGATCACTGGATTACAGAAGGCAACGATTTCAGCCCTGTGCCAATTCTTCTTCCTGCGGGATTATTACGTTCGCCGGAAAT encodes the following:
- a CDS encoding glycosyl hydrolase; the encoded protein is MNPSEFKNPSIEWRGKPFWAWNGKLEKDELLRQIHVMKEMGFGGFFMHSRTGLETEYLGDEWFELINACADEAEKTGLEAWLYDEDRWPSGLAGGMVTQHPEFRQKAILLEIDPAESRDNVIYETTGDLDGVICTNLGAGKNRIRFSIIEQGHSGFYNGFTYVDTMNRAATEAFLKCTHEKYAQKCGGRLGKSIKGIFTDEPHRGAVMDGFSMYVENGEYTTPYTPELFTEFKKRFGYDLQEKLPELFFHVNGERVSQVKWHYIELLQQLFIENFAKPCQEWCRKHHLILTGHVLHEDNLTAQTAMCGSIMRYYEHMDYPGVDVLTEGNRNYWIVKQLTSAARQTGKTHLLSELYGCTGWQMPSAGHKAVGDWQALLGINLRCHHLAWYTMRGEAKRDFPASILHQSPWYKEYKHVEDYFARFSLMMAQGEPVCDLLIVNPVESFWAQIYPGWSKNLVLQDDHLKTLEQSYQMLFTWLLESQVDFDYGDEEMLSRLASIDGDILNVGSAKYKTVLISGMETIRSTTVELLKKFEATGGNVIIAGDTPGYVNALKANIPDFKKVEFLKNAVLSAVPAPAATVDAADIFGQLRRTETGLIFAALNVDRDHRRENATVRIKTELPVFEWNCETGAICAVETVNENGWQTFAVDFPAGGQKLWIASVDATPSSRFSEPAERGAGSASTINGPFDYALSEPNICVLDSAQFRLNNEYLQPEMDVLKIDQQVRDRYGVMRRGGEMLQPWFTAQHPIKELCPVELRFTFEIKTIPEWIDLVIEEPENFAVEINGTALDFAGAQRWIDIAFHRIRIPAPCLKTGTNEITLKTQYTENSNLEAIYLLGNFGVELAGAVRRIIPAPEKLNAGDICLQGFPFYSGGVIYRVPLPENARRLRLPAIAGACAKVNGQILGWDPFEADVSDYTGAVDVEIILTRRNTFGPLHDAVKNREHNGPDHWITEGNDFSPVPILLPAGLLRSPEII